The nucleotide sequence AAAAATGATCTTGAAGAAAATGATTATAAACGCGCCCTTCATGTTGTGGGCGAGAACCAACGTGTTCACCAGGCGCAAGAATTTCTAAAGCATGCCGATTACACTGCTTTTGGACAATTGCTTTTCGAGTCACACCAGAGCTCCATGGATAACTTCGAAAATTCATGTCCTGAACTTGATCAAATGATAGAAATCGCCAAAGACTCACCCTTATGCCTAGGTGCTCGTCTCAGTGGCGGTGGCTTTGGCGGCATCTCTATCCATTTAGTGAAGCACACTGATGCTGAACAATATGCTAAAGAAGCGGCACTTGCATATAAACAGAAAACTGGTAAAGAAACTCAAACAATCATCTGCCAAGCTGCTCAAGGCGCGGTCAGTCAAAACATCTAGGAAGTGAAAATGAAAAAAATACTCGTAACAGGTGGTGCAGGTTATATTGGCTCACACACTTGCCTTGAACTCCTTAATGCTAACTATGAAGTCGTCATTGTAGATGACCTTTCAAACTCGGTTACAGAATCAATGTCTCGGGTTGAGAAACTGGCTAATGGTAAAAAAATATCCTTCCACAAAGTAGACCTTTTAGACAAGCAAGCTTTGAATGACGTATTTGTTAAAGAAGGCAACGTTCATGCTGTGATTCATTTCGCAGCAAAAAAAGCCGTCGGAGAATCAGTCGAAAAACCTCTTTATTACTACTCCAATAACATCACTGGCTCACTCAATCTTTTTGAAGTCATGAAAGCTAACGATGTCAATAAAATTGTCTTCAGTTCCTCTGCAACGGTTTATGGCGACCCTGAATCTGTACCCATCAAAGAAGATGCGCGCATTGGTGCGACCAATCCTTATGGACACACAAAGGTAATGATGGAGCAAATCCTTATGGACACAGGCAAAGCCACTGATTGGGGCGTTGCTTTACTGCGTTATTTCAATCCTGTGGGAGCGCATGAGTCTGGTACAATTGGCGAAGATCCTGAATACCCGAATAATCTACTCCCTTTTGTTAGCCAAGTCGCTGCAGGCATTCGTGAACACGTCACTATCTTTGGCGATGATTACGATACTCCCGATGGAACTGGCGTACGCGATTACATTCACGTCGTTGACTTAGCTAAAGCCCATGTGAAATCAATTGAGAAACTCGACACACAAGATAAAGGAACACTCATTTATAACATCGGTACGGGTCGTGGTTATTCTGTCAAAGAAATGGTCGAAGCCTTTCGTAGTGTTTCAGGTCAAGAAATCAAAGTCATTGTAGGTCCGCGACGTGAAGGTGATATTGGTGAATGTACTGCCGATGCAACTCTTGCCAACAATGAACTCGGATGGTTCGCCAAACACGACCTAAACGATATGATTTCTTCTGCTTGGAAATGGCAATCACAAAATCCTAACGGCTACAGATAATCAGGATTAATAAAATGCCTAATATAGATAATATGCTTTCTTCAAACCCTGCTTTAAAGGGACTTAAAGATAACTTAGCTCAATTCTCAGAAACGCGTCAAGAACTTATTGCTCAGCTCCTTGTAGCTGGACAAACTCAACTTTTTGAAAACTGGGATACTCCTGGGGTAAATGATGAGGCTAAAGATGCTTTCCTTACGTCGCTTGAAAAGATAAACACCAACTATCCCGGTGGTTTAAGCGCCTACATTAGCAATGCTCAAATTCTTCTCGCACAAGCCAAAGAAAGCAAAAACCCATTTGAAGGCCTTAGTCCTGAACAGCCCGACAATGTCAACCTTTCTGAGTTTGGAGATAAATACGACCATTACGAAACTCTAGGTCTTCAGCAATTCGAAAAAACCGCTATTGTACTCGTGGCTGGTGGCTTAGGCGAACGCTTAGGCTACAATGGAATCAAACTCGATATTGCAGTAGAAACTCTCGAATCTACTTCTTATCTCGAGCATTATGCATCAAGTATCAAAGCGATGGAAGCACGCATGACGAACCCACGTCTTCTACCTTTCATCATTATGGTTTCTCAAGATACGGGTCCAAAAACACTCAAGACTCTAGAAAGCAATAATTATTTCGGTCTACAAAAAGAACAAGTTTTCATCCTTCAACAAGAATTAGTTCCCGCCATTTCCGACAATAATGGCTCTCTTGCACTGAAGAAAACTTATGAATTAATCCTCAAGCCTCACGGTCATGGCGATATCCACATGCTTTTGTATACTAGTGGACTTGCGGAAAAGTTAGCCAATAAAGGCATTGAGCATTTTGTTTTTATTCAAGATACTAATGGACAAGTCATTAATGCACTACCTGCTGCTTTAGGCGTATCTCTTGAAAAAGAGTATGATTTTAACTCGATTGCAGTAAATCGCATCCCTGGCGAAGCCGTTGGTGCGCTTGCGAAGTTAGTCGGCCCAAAGGGTGAATTAACCTTAAATGTAGAAT is from Lentisphaera profundi and encodes:
- the galE gene encoding UDP-glucose 4-epimerase GalE, with protein sequence MKKILVTGGAGYIGSHTCLELLNANYEVVIVDDLSNSVTESMSRVEKLANGKKISFHKVDLLDKQALNDVFVKEGNVHAVIHFAAKKAVGESVEKPLYYYSNNITGSLNLFEVMKANDVNKIVFSSSATVYGDPESVPIKEDARIGATNPYGHTKVMMEQILMDTGKATDWGVALLRYFNPVGAHESGTIGEDPEYPNNLLPFVSQVAAGIREHVTIFGDDYDTPDGTGVRDYIHVVDLAKAHVKSIEKLDTQDKGTLIYNIGTGRGYSVKEMVEAFRSVSGQEIKVIVGPRREGDIGECTADATLANNELGWFAKHDLNDMISSAWKWQSQNPNGYR
- a CDS encoding UTP--glucose-1-phosphate uridylyltransferase; the encoded protein is MPNIDNMLSSNPALKGLKDNLAQFSETRQELIAQLLVAGQTQLFENWDTPGVNDEAKDAFLTSLEKINTNYPGGLSAYISNAQILLAQAKESKNPFEGLSPEQPDNVNLSEFGDKYDHYETLGLQQFEKTAIVLVAGGLGERLGYNGIKLDIAVETLESTSYLEHYASSIKAMEARMTNPRLLPFIIMVSQDTGPKTLKTLESNNYFGLQKEQVFILQQELVPAISDNNGSLALKKTYELILKPHGHGDIHMLLYTSGLAEKLANKGIEHFVFIQDTNGQVINALPAALGVSLEKEYDFNSIAVNRIPGEAVGALAKLVGPKGELTLNVEYNQLDPLLRDTVSPEGDVPNAQGFSMFPGNINILCIRLTSYVRILKESQGIIAEFVNPKYADASKTTFKKPTRLETMMQDLPKLFGPGEKVGVTIFAREWSFSANKNNIVDAAAKYQAGSPPESSATAEDHFYMAGRSKLQEAGMTVNAADNELILGVPFQLGPKVILRPSFAMTLAEVRNKVSGGSISDQASLILDGRDIHLEGLELSGSTALIIKACDGAKVTVKGPFNNEGFTLVKLSEEERSPESTVPEYLKIRAYKFENSGAQIYEFNEPGEYTVEN